The Sceloporus undulatus isolate JIND9_A2432 ecotype Alabama chromosome 7, SceUnd_v1.1, whole genome shotgun sequence genome segment ctagaaggcaatgccataatcacaaaaagtcaacatgggtttcagagaaacaagtcatgccagacaaacctaatctctttctttgataaaattaccagcttggtagatgaagggaatgctgtggatatagtatatcttggtttcagtaaggcctttgacaaagttccccatgacattcttgcaaacaagcttgtaaaatgtgggctagacaaaggaactgttaaatggatctgtaattggttgaccggccgaacccaaagggtgctcaacaatggctccttttcatcctggagaaaagtgaccagtggggtcccacagggctctgtcctgggcccagtgctattcaacatctttatcaatgacttggatgacagaattggggcatacttatcaaatttgcagatgacaccaaattaggaggagtagctaataccccagaggacaggatcaagattcaaaatgacctgaacagactagaaaactgggccatagctaacaaaatgaaattcaacacggagaaatgtaacgtactgcacttagggtggaaaaacgaaaagcacagatataggatgggcgacacctggctgaatgaaactacgtgtgaaagagatctaggagtccaagtagaccacaagttgaacatgagtgaacagtgtgatgcggcagctaaaaaggccaatgctattttaggctgcatcaatagaagtatagtgtctagatcaagagaagtaatagtgccactgtattctgctctggtcaggccccacctagaatattgtgtccagttctgggcaccacaattcagaaaggacattgagaaactggagcgtgtccaaaggagggcgacaaaaatggtgaagggtctggaaaccatgccctatgaggaacgacttagggagctggggatgtttagcctggagaagagaaggttaagaggtgatatgatagccctgtttaaatatttgaaaggatgtcatgttgaagagggagcaagcttgttttctgcttccccagaaaacaggacccggaacaatggatgcaagctgcaggaaaagagattccacctgaacattaggaggaacttcctgacagttagggctgttcgacagtggaatgcacttcctcggaaggtgatggagtctccttccttggaggtctttaaacagaggctggatggccatctgtcagggatgctttgatttggatttcctgcatggcagggggttggactggatggccctagtggtctcttccaactctacgattctatgattctatgattctattattctaagaaacttgccaagaaaaccccataataggggcACAATATGttggaaataacctgaaggcacacaacaacaaagtaaaacagtgtccattatataaaatgagcaaaatcaaggtttcctttttaaaatgtatatatctttttaatatttcaaagccatggatggttgaatccttggacaaagaatccgtggatatggagggccaaatgtattgccttcctctgaggttgagagagtgtgaattgccatGTGTAGTTTCCTTTGAGTTTCTGTGCCTgatcagggattcgaactctagtctccagagccatagtcccacactcaaatcattacaccatctGGACATAGATTCAGTGTTAAAATACACACCGTGGTTTAGGGGGACCATATTTGTCATGGCCAGCCTGTTTAATTCCTCCGGTTCCAGTGGTACCTGTGAACATTATACTCCCTTGAACCGATGGAGATGAAAATAAAGCTTTTGATGGCggttcttctcttttctttttggcaggaTGGGGGAAGGGTGCACCAGAATTTAGATGACACAAGCCATCGGCATGAACCGGCGACACAAAGGCCGCTGGCATTTCATCCTGAGCTCCTGGTGCCTCTTGAGAAGCCTCTCGTTGGACTGGACAATGGCTTTTCTTTTGTGTCACGGCCCTTTCGGTCCCCCAGTGGTCCCAGAGATCTAAGGTCAGGCAGAGTGCAATCTTTTGTTTCCACCCGCTAAAACTTTCTCTATATTTCAAAAAGGGGCTCCTTTGGAAAGACCCCAAAGGTGGGCCAGGAAAGGATATTATTTTGGTTTGCAAAAGTTTGGTTTGCAAAAAGTTTGGAggaaaacctttctttaaaaaaatgcaagtcAGAAATTAAACATTCATTCTCACATTTTCTGTCAGTTCAAAGGAGGATGGAAAATTCACTGGATGCAGCACTTTCCATAGCTATCCAGGGATGGGACGATGATATGGGTTTTCCAGAAAAAGTAGAACTGGAAACTTTTGTGGAATTGTTCCAATGTTCTAAATACACTCCATttgcatggattctttatccatggattcaaccacccatggcttgcaaatacttaaaaaaaaaatcagttccagaaagcaaaccttgatttcgccattttatataagggtcacaatTTTACTATTGTATTTCCAAGTCCCAATTAAATACAActtattttagaatatttaatgggatttgatcatacaaggatttgggtatccacagggagtcctggaactaaaccccagtgaataccactGTAATGTTATCTGATGTAGCATCTTTGgtttaaatattatattcaaacatattcagacctttgggggtgctttgattgtgtattcctgcatggcaggaggttggatttgatgacccttggggtctcttccaactctgtgattctatgacttatgTGGGAATAATTTTACTGGCATATTTGTAAATAATATACAGACTATAATAGATATTTCTCTTATATTTTACAAGAAACAACTATCCCTCCAAGAACcttatttttaaaactcatgtATCTAGAGGCACCTGTAGAATTTAcagattatatatatgtatatatttgcactattaagcctaattgattgGAAGCCAGAAGAATTCttgactgaagccagggacattctCAGGAGGAATGTGAAAAGACATGatttgcagccaaaaagaaagagaagcctcaatggatgacagattaaACTCTTAAAGCAGATGAggagcaaaagtaaaaggtggcaAATAGAGTTAGAACCCTAAATACAACTGTTCAGTGACATGTGCACAGGGACAcagaaaactactataataatcaattaatagaaagaaaagatgacaacaaaaaggagGAACAAGAGACATCTTCTGCAGTgtccaagaaatcaaagagaaatttaaaccaaaagtAGGGATGCTCTACAACCAGCTGGGGAACACATTATTTGACCCAAGTAGAAAAATCAAGACGATGAGAGCAatgcactgaagaactatataaaagagaagaaTGGATGACAGAGTCATTCAatgaagaaccatttgaagatgagcctacagttttagaaagtgaagtggaagcaattttaaacagaggctggatggccatctgtcagggatgctttgatttggattttctgcatttgGATttccagggggttggactggatggcccttgtggtctcttccaactctattctatgattctatgattcacttgGGAGAAATAGCTCACCAGGAACAGATGTAGCTTTAAGCTACAAAagcagaatctactctagttctaaccaAAATTTGTCAATAAAGATGagaaacaaaagaatggcccacagaGCAGAGACACTCAATACACATCCCAgtcccaagaaaggggacaccagggattgcagtaactacaggaTTATTGCATTAATCTTGCATTAGTTTTCCATGGTCTACataatcaaagactttgctatataatctataaaacacaaactgatttttaaaattatttggttCACTCCATTATCCAACGTATGTTTGCAACATGATCCccagtgcttcttcctttcttgaacacagcttggaaatatggTGTTTCTTGCTCCAAATATGGCAAAAATcattgttgtagaattttgttcatgctctcaacctcagtggaaagcaacagcaagcttcctctgaacaaatcttgccaagaaaaccccatgatagcttcaccctaagttggaaacgacttgaagggacacaacaaccaGGTTTTAGTACACAATGTTTTTTcacagaacttgagcatccacagattttgcagtCCACAGGCGGTCCTGGAACCATACTGCAGTAGATAGCAAAGGACCACTGTACTTTGGATTAGGGTATAAAGGAGGCTCAAGCTGCAAATAAACACGAGGAGCCATGTTTTGGGCTTTAGCAAAACCCCTTTGGCCTGCTTTGTGTGAAGAGCTGGGAGGGTCTGACCTCCTCCGCCTGAACCAGGCCTTGCAAAGCCATTCTTCCCAGGGAAGGCCACGAGGGATGCTCTCTTCACAATGAGGGGACAATGCCTCACAATTGCTCAGGAGGCTTTTCTCCTAGGCTGCAGGGTTGCTATGGAAGCCCTAGCAACCGCCTCTCCATCTTCATCtccagcctcctcttcttcttgcatCCAGGATCCAGCAACTGAAGAATGAAAACCAGCTCCTGGGGTGGCAGGTAAGTCTAGGATGGTGCAATTCCTTGAGACTGTTTTAATGTAGACCATCTAAACCAGTGCTCCTCAAAATGCCGGTCCAAGAGCTAAATTTCCAGgaaacaaaaggaggaaaaaagagaaaaaacattgtAACCAATGCAGATAAATATGGCACTGCTTcctgggagaaaagaaaatgccTGTCTCCCAACCAGGTAGCTTGGATTTCAGACTGTATCAAGCTGTCTGCAGTGTTGTATTTGCTCTATAGCTGTATGTGGACTGGATTTATACCTATATTAATATGTCTGTCTGTTTTCTGTAGGATGGttttatctctttttcttctctccctcctctctttctcctttcctcttttgatTCAATAATCCACAGCCtgaacattttaatatatatatacatacattccaaaaagcaaagcttgattttgccattttatataagtaatGCCATTTGactatccattgtatttcatgggacttgaacatccacagattctgttatccacgaagggccctggaaccaaaccccaaaggacCACTGTAGTTATAACAGTGGTGAATATATGTCTCTGTGTTTCTTCATATGTCTGCCATGTTCATGTGTTAAGCGAGATGGTTGGGACTGTATTTTATTCCACAAACATTTGTGCAGAGGgatgtggtggtgtgccttcaaataatttcccactcatggcaaccttatcatgggtttttcttggcaagatttgttcagagggggtttgccactgccttcctctaaggatgagggtgcatctacactgcagaatgcagtttgacaccactttaagtgctgcagctttgtcctatggaatattgggattttacaatgtcttgagccttctctgacagagtgcTGTggcgtctcacaaaactataaacctcaggagtctgtgggatggagctatgcagttaaagtggtgttaaactgaattattcctacagtgtagatacagaccccgagagagtgtgacttctccaaggtcatccaatgggtttttatatccaagtggagattcaaactctgctctccaggaATCCTAGTCTAGCATTCAAACCTCTGCCCCATTTTGGGCCAGTTCTCTCCTTACCTCCTTTTGATCTCACTTCAGCCCCATTGCTCCAGTCCCAACTGGGATGAGGATTCTGCATCCATCTTCTTTGCATTCCTCCTACGGTTAAAGGCTCAATAAGACAACAGAGAACCACAACCAAATCTTTGGTTTATGTACATTTTTGCTCCTAAAGACTGATAGGGAAGAATAGTTGTTCTTCTGTACCATCAAACTGGCTTTGTTTTAAGGCAATCTGGTATCAGGAATGGATGAAGGTGAACAAACTGCAACTTAATCatgacaagacagaggtgctcctgggctgcatccacactgcagacttaatgcagtttgatatcgtTTTAACTACCAcagttcaatgctgtggaattatggggtttgttgttttgtgagatgtttagccttctctgtcagagagttctggtgccacaacaaactactaaactcaattctataggatggggtcatggcagttaaagcattgtcaaagtgcattatttctgcagtgcagatgttgcctatatttcagaggaaggaactggcaaaaccacctctgaggataccttgcctaagaaaaccctcagaAATCCATGTTGTCATAactcaacaggtaacttgaaggcacatacaaacacatgaaatgttactttttcagactataactcccagaatcccctgggcaTCATGGCCAGCATGGATTTCTAGAGAAGTTACAATTTTGTACCTTAACTCACAGAACCTCCCCAGCCATCTATGGAAAGTCCaggtttgtagtccaaaaaagcaacttctccatcttctatcATTTTATGTACTTAGGATCCCCTGGTTGATGAAAGGTGGTTTATAAGTGTTTTTACTAAATAAAACGAGAGGCTTTTACATCCAAGTGAAGATGGAATGTAGGAATGTAACTGCTTTTAAACTTTCTGGCTGATTTACATACATAAGTTAGCTGCTgacctttgttttgttctttgtttaaaaataaatattttgcagGATATCAAGGCTTTGCAATGAAGGTCTCAGATCAGCATTGGTTGGAGAGGTTGTTTCCTCCTCGGTTCAGCGAGGAAGACTTCTTTACTCAAGTCCATCAGCCTGAACCACTGATTTGTGAAAAGATGAGTTTGGAGAgagcaaagagaagagaagaactcTACAATGTGGCAAAGGCCAAGCTTCAGGAAGGCCATGGGTTGCAAAGAGAAAGATCCCCTTCCATACTAATGATAAATGAAGATAAGTCAAActtggaagagaaaaaaatgcaaaaattaaaggaagaaagggaaagcatTGCTGAATCTGGAGAAACGGGAGGTCAATGTCTCTGGAACGCAAAAGAATTTGCAGCTTTAAGGCAAGAGTTGTCCAAGGAGCATTTAGGAAATGTCTCTTTCAGCTGTCCTTTCTAAAGGCAGAACTGGGAGAACTCAAAGCCAAATGTAAAAAATTGGTGACAGAATCTGAACAAGTGAAAGATGAGCTGAGCTATTCCAGAA includes the following:
- the CCDC160 gene encoding LOW QUALITY PROTEIN: coiled-coil domain-containing protein 160 (The sequence of the model RefSeq protein was modified relative to this genomic sequence to represent the inferred CDS: deleted 2 bases in 1 codon); translation: MKVSDQHWLERLFPPRFSEEDFFTQVHQPEPLICEKMSLERAKRREELYNVAKAKLQEGHGLQRERSPSILMINEDKSNLEEKKMQKLKEERESIAESGETGGMSLERKRICSFKARVVQGAFRKCLFQLSFLKAELGELKAKCKKLVTESEQVKDELSYSRKAVLCKDAQLEQVQGQNVKKDATIEALRRDLHEKSENTRVLKAELQKAQEEILHLDLDKKDLQLELKKLKEQQDFERKLAVEKVKLCYDMEVRKIEKELEDAKRELSTAKSLDAKNAKALEVLKKHFFQAKTHRI